A window of the Deltaproteobacteria bacterium genome harbors these coding sequences:
- a CDS encoding isocitrate lyase/PEP mutase family protein, with protein sequence MTQAQSLRAMLSEDRLLMAAGAYDVISARLVEEAGFPLVYYSGGVSAGVLGYPDFGLRSLTEMVIQLKGVCRAVSVPVIADAEAGFGSVLNVVHMVQEYERSGVAGLHIEDQDSPRRCGHLGGKVLVSAKEHAAKIRAATDNRTQSDTVIIARIDAIAVHGVDDAIARGEAYREAGADMLFFEAFETVKQMEKICQRFSKTPLVVNMVEGGKTPFLPAQDLLELGFRVAIYPVTSILAATYQMKKVLKSLRETGSTQGNWHEMLSFNEVFNELLGWDQALSFIDHYSEKKDENAKRRG encoded by the coding sequence ATGACGCAGGCACAATCGTTACGGGCGATGTTATCTGAAGACCGGTTGCTGATGGCTGCAGGGGCGTATGATGTCATCTCAGCCCGCTTAGTAGAAGAAGCCGGGTTCCCACTAGTGTACTACTCAGGGGGGGTGTCGGCTGGGGTGCTCGGCTATCCTGACTTTGGTCTGCGGAGCCTCACTGAGATGGTGATCCAACTCAAAGGTGTGTGTCGCGCCGTGAGTGTGCCCGTGATTGCTGACGCTGAAGCTGGTTTTGGCTCGGTCCTGAATGTTGTCCATATGGTGCAAGAATATGAGCGCAGTGGGGTTGCAGGATTGCATATTGAAGACCAAGACTCCCCGCGTCGCTGCGGTCACCTGGGTGGCAAGGTGTTGGTCTCGGCGAAAGAACATGCCGCAAAGATTCGTGCGGCGACAGACAATCGCACGCAGTCGGATACGGTGATCATTGCGCGCATTGATGCCATTGCGGTGCATGGGGTCGATGATGCGATCGCGCGAGGAGAAGCCTATCGTGAGGCTGGTGCCGACATGCTCTTTTTCGAAGCGTTTGAAACCGTCAAACAAATGGAAAAGATTTGTCAGCGCTTCTCAAAGACGCCACTCGTTGTGAATATGGTCGAAGGGGGAAAGACGCCATTCTTGCCCGCACAAGATTTGCTTGAACTGGGGTTTCGTGTCGCCATCTATCCAGTCACGTCGATATTGGCGGCGACCTATCAGATGAAAAAGGTGCTGAAGTCCCTGCGCGAGACCGGGAGCACTCAAGGGAATTGGCACGAAATGTTGTCGTTTAACGAAGTGTTCAATGAGCTCCTCGGGTGGGATCAAGCATTGTCATTTATCGATCATTATAGTGAGAAAAAGGACGAGAACGCGAAACGTAGAGGATAA
- a CDS encoding MFS transporter, which produces MCLRHTNTCFLPILHRRLTDERTSELDAKISCCDAQLSKVELIDTTPPRTLTPRLVLLLASLSALLSSLDSSVNIAFPAIAAAFSLDVPSMQWIVISYVLTYASLLLGCGRLADLWGHQRLLTWGLVLSALAFLLCGIAPTFSLFLAARVLQGVGIALVLAAAPALVTLTTPAETRGQALGIFQMSAAVGFALGPLLGGILVDTFGWRAVYLFRLLPAILLAALAFSRIALQPIRQDSQPFDWIGAMTLAGSVAGFLLAISRGRDLGWLSPLVVTVFIGAALCLVVFLLFEARTPAPVVDLKLFRRPAFVVANVLNVLANCSMFAIWLLVPYYIVNGLGYTAKSGGLLLTMSPAATALVAPLAGKLSDRLGTARLSSLGLGVEALGLWSIAQLDANSHTLMVVVALGLVGIGLGLFQAPNMNFVMGAIPREQQGVAGSMTQMMRTLGVVLGVTGASMMFASRRAFHAEQLRLPTLDNAQSFIPAFQDVFLLAAFVCAIAVVLSLLRLKSPRVVTII; this is translated from the coding sequence TTGTGCCTGCGTCATACAAATACCTGTTTCCTCCCCATCCTCCACCGTCGATTGACAGATGAACGAACTTCTGAATTAGATGCGAAAATTTCTTGTTGTGATGCGCAGCTTAGCAAGGTGGAACTCATCGACACAACGCCCCCTCGTACTTTGACGCCACGTCTGGTGCTCCTTCTGGCCAGCTTGAGCGCTCTGTTATCGTCTCTCGATTCTTCGGTCAACATCGCATTCCCAGCCATCGCTGCAGCCTTTTCTCTTGATGTACCGTCCATGCAGTGGATTGTCATTAGTTATGTCCTGACCTACGCCAGCTTATTGCTCGGCTGTGGGCGACTTGCGGATCTCTGGGGTCATCAACGCCTGCTCACGTGGGGCCTCGTTCTGAGCGCGCTTGCCTTTTTGCTGTGCGGTATTGCGCCGACTTTTTCGCTCTTTCTAGCCGCCCGTGTCCTGCAGGGAGTTGGTATCGCGCTGGTACTGGCCGCTGCACCAGCGCTCGTAACCCTGACAACCCCAGCAGAAACCCGAGGACAGGCGCTTGGCATTTTTCAGATGAGTGCGGCGGTAGGTTTTGCGTTAGGCCCCTTACTCGGTGGGATACTCGTCGATACTTTCGGCTGGCGCGCAGTGTACCTCTTTCGCCTACTGCCAGCTATTCTCTTAGCAGCTCTCGCGTTTAGCCGCATTGCTCTTCAACCAATACGTCAAGACAGCCAACCGTTTGACTGGATAGGAGCAATGACTCTGGCTGGCAGTGTTGCGGGATTCCTCCTGGCAATCAGTCGCGGACGTGATCTCGGTTGGCTCTCTCCGCTCGTCGTCACAGTGTTCATCGGTGCGGCCTTATGTCTGGTCGTATTCCTCCTCTTTGAGGCACGAACACCTGCACCCGTGGTCGATCTCAAGCTGTTTCGTCGTCCCGCATTCGTCGTCGCCAACGTGCTCAATGTCTTGGCCAACTGCTCAATGTTCGCAATCTGGTTGTTAGTTCCCTATTACATCGTCAATGGGTTGGGGTACACCGCTAAGAGTGGAGGGTTGTTACTCACTATGAGTCCAGCGGCAACGGCACTTGTTGCACCATTGGCAGGAAAACTGTCAGACCGCTTGGGTACCGCACGGCTAAGTAGTCTCGGCTTAGGTGTAGAAGCACTTGGGTTGTGGAGTATTGCCCAGCTTGATGCCAATTCGCATACGCTGATGGTCGTCGTCGCCTTAGGACTCGTAGGGATTGGTCTCGGTCTTTTTCAAGCTCCGAACATGAATTTCGTCATGGGCGCCATTCCCCGCGAACAGCAAGGGGTGGCTGGAAGTATGACGCAAATGATGCGCACGCTGGGAGTGGTCCTCGGTGTCACCGGCGCGAGTATGATGTTTGCCAGTCGTCGGGCGTTCCATGCTGAGCAGCTGCGTCTGCCCACACTCGACAACGCACAGAGTTTCATACCCGCATTTCAAGACGTTTTTCTTCTTGCCGCCTTTGTCTGTGCGATCGCTGTGGTTCTTTCCTTACTGCGCTTAAAGTCACCTCGGGTGGTAACGATAATATAG